From a region of the Methanobrevibacter thaueri genome:
- a CDS encoding ATP synthase subunit A, with protein MIIEGNIIKIAGPVIIADGMRGAQMLEMVRVGDEKLIGEIIELEGDTATIQVYEETAGIQPGEVVECTGGPLSVELGPGIMSSIYDGIQRPLRIIREASGDFIARGIDVDSIDKEKKWAFKPVAKVGDKVKGGDVLGEVQETTAVLHKILVPPTLEGEVTEIAAEGEYTVLEDIAEIAGEKVQMLQKWPVKRSRPYIEKLDPDIPLVTGQRAQDTFFSVAKGGAAAIPGPFGSGKTVTQQQLAKWADADIVVYIGCGERGNEMTEVLTEFPFLDDPKTGNPLMDRTVLIANTSNMPVAAREACVYTGITIAEYYRDQGYDVALMADSTSRWAEAMREISGRLEEMPGEEGYPAYLASRLAQFYERAGRVKTIGTDPKIASISVVGAVSPPGGDLSEPVTQNTLRICKVFWALDASLADKRHFPSIDWLQSYSLYVDSIEGWWAENVAADWRATRDKAMSLLQKESELQEIVQLVGPDALPETDQATLEATRMLREDFLQQNAFDDVDTYCAPDKQYKMLKTILQFYDESLAAVNRGAPIANIVALPVKEEIGKMKYIHQDEFDARIEEIQSAITKQCSEA; from the coding sequence ATGATTATTGAAGGAAATATTATTAAGATTGCTGGGCCTGTTATTATTGCAGATGGTATGAGAGGGGCTCAGATGCTTGAGATGGTTAGGGTAGGTGACGAAAAGCTTATCGGGGAAATCATTGAGCTTGAAGGTGACACCGCAACTATCCAAGTATATGAAGAAACAGCCGGTATTCAACCGGGTGAAGTAGTAGAATGTACTGGTGGTCCATTGTCAGTAGAACTCGGTCCTGGTATTATGAGTTCAATTTACGATGGTATTCAAAGACCTTTAAGAATCATCAGAGAAGCATCTGGTGATTTCATTGCAAGGGGTATTGATGTAGATTCCATTGACAAAGAGAAAAAATGGGCATTCAAACCAGTGGCTAAAGTTGGAGACAAAGTAAAAGGCGGAGACGTTCTTGGTGAAGTACAAGAAACCACTGCGGTTTTACACAAAATCCTAGTTCCTCCAACATTAGAAGGTGAAGTAACTGAAATCGCAGCTGAAGGCGAATACACCGTACTTGAGGACATCGCTGAAATTGCTGGTGAAAAAGTTCAAATGCTCCAAAAATGGCCTGTAAAAAGAAGCCGTCCATACATAGAAAAATTAGATCCAGATATACCATTAGTAACTGGACAAAGAGCACAAGACACTTTCTTCTCCGTAGCTAAAGGAGGAGCAGCAGCCATTCCAGGTCCATTCGGATCAGGTAAAACTGTTACTCAACAACAATTAGCTAAATGGGCAGACGCAGACATCGTTGTATATATCGGATGTGGAGAACGTGGTAACGAAATGACAGAAGTACTTACCGAATTCCCATTCCTCGACGACCCTAAAACCGGAAACCCATTGATGGACAGAACTGTTCTTATTGCTAACACTTCCAACATGCCGGTAGCGGCTAGGGAAGCATGTGTATATACTGGAATTACAATTGCTGAATACTACCGTGACCAAGGTTACGACGTAGCGCTCATGGCAGACTCAACCTCAAGATGGGCAGAAGCTATGAGGGAAATTTCTGGAAGATTAGAAGAAATGCCTGGGGAAGAAGGTTACCCTGCATACTTAGCATCCAGATTAGCACAATTCTATGAAAGGGCTGGAAGGGTTAAAACTATCGGAACTGATCCAAAAATCGCTTCCATTTCCGTAGTTGGTGCAGTATCACCTCCTGGTGGGGACTTATCCGAACCTGTTACTCAAAACACATTACGTATCTGTAAAGTGTTCTGGGCGCTAGACGCATCCCTTGCAGATAAACGTCACTTCCCTTCAATTGACTGGTTACAAAGTTACTCATTATATGTTGACAGTATTGAAGGATGGTGGGCTGAAAACGTAGCAGCAGATTGGAGAGCAACTCGTGATAAAGCTATGAGCTTATTACAAAAAGAATCTGAGTTACAAGAAATTGTACAATTAGTCGGTCCTGATGCATTACCAGAAACTGACCAAGCTACATTAGAAGCCACCCGTATGTTAAGAGAAGATTTCTTACAACAAAATGCATTTGATGACGTAGATACATATTGTGCTCCTGATAAACAGTACAAAATGTTAAAAACTATTCTCCAGTTCTACGATGAATCTCTTGCAGCAGTTAACAGAGGAGCTCCTATTGCAAATATTGTAGCTTTACCTGTTAAAGAAGAAATTGGTAAAATGAAATACATACACCAAGATGAATTTGACGCAAGAATTGAAGAAATTCAATCCGCAATTACTAAACAATGCAGTGAGGCTTAA
- a CDS encoding V-type ATP synthase subunit F, whose protein sequence is MSSVAIIGDIDTVSGFRLGGVKQAEVVNTPEEAIAAFDKFLDDEISIIIITQLMANEIRNHINRKIGSDVLPMIIEIPDKDGSSEGSSDQINDLIKRVIGVEMVK, encoded by the coding sequence ATGAGTTCAGTAGCAATTATAGGTGATATTGACACTGTTTCAGGATTTAGATTAGGTGGTGTCAAACAAGCAGAAGTAGTAAATACTCCTGAAGAAGCTATCGCAGCTTTTGATAAATTTTTAGATGACGAAATTTCAATTATTATCATTACTCAATTAATGGCTAATGAAATAAGAAATCATATTAATAGAAAAATTGGTTCTGATGTTTTACCAATGATAATTGAAATACCTGATAAAGATGGGTCCTCAGAAGGTTCATCTGATCAAATAAATGACCTTATTAAAAGAGTTATTGGGGTAGAGATGGTTAAATGA
- a CDS encoding V-type ATP synthase subunit C, which yields MADGIATLISSVGLTQETFLVFCILAVLIVGAVVVIITSRPILDIYPYLNPSARVRARKGRLFDEKQISEIVETNNVEEVENYLRGTPDYADVLDEYPLDKALDVERANTYDFVARLAPKDIKDPFVVMSKKADIDNIKSLLTAKEVGLTPDETRELLIPCGSLYDDLESLADSESVTDIVTSLDGTEYAAALEDALPQYEDSKMVLPLESALDKYYLGKLLRSSDVPSDENKQILYSYVGTQVDVANLKLIIRAKEDGLDYDAISPYILEEGYQLRDWKLKDLMESPDVTNVVSGLEGTKYAEALTDVMPVYNETGSVAVFEKALDKYTSDYSKSLASKKPLGIGPIIGYLSQKENEIKNLKIIARAKREADFPNSKIMEMLI from the coding sequence ATGGCAGATGGAATTGCTACCTTAATAAGTTCTGTTGGACTTACACAAGAAACATTTCTTGTATTCTGTATATTAGCAGTGCTTATTGTAGGTGCAGTAGTTGTAATCATTACATCCAGACCAATTTTGGACATTTATCCTTATCTTAACCCAAGTGCAAGAGTAAGAGCTAGAAAAGGAAGACTCTTTGATGAAAAACAAATTTCCGAAATTGTTGAAACCAACAATGTCGAAGAAGTTGAAAACTATCTCAGAGGCACTCCTGATTATGCTGACGTTTTAGACGAATACCCACTTGACAAAGCACTCGATGTAGAACGTGCTAACACTTACGATTTCGTAGCAAGATTAGCTCCTAAAGACATTAAAGATCCTTTTGTTGTAATGTCTAAAAAAGCGGACATCGACAACATCAAAAGTCTCTTAACTGCTAAGGAAGTTGGTCTCACTCCTGATGAAACAAGAGAATTGTTAATTCCTTGTGGTTCACTATACGATGATTTAGAATCATTAGCCGATTCCGAAAGCGTAACCGATATCGTAACAAGTTTAGATGGTACTGAATACGCAGCGGCATTAGAAGATGCTCTTCCACAATATGAAGATTCTAAAATGGTTCTTCCATTGGAATCCGCTTTAGATAAATACTATTTAGGCAAATTATTACGTTCTTCTGACGTTCCTTCAGATGAAAACAAACAAATCTTATACTCATATGTTGGAACTCAAGTTGATGTAGCTAACCTTAAACTAATTATAAGGGCTAAAGAAGATGGCCTTGATTATGATGCAATCTCTCCTTATATATTAGAGGAAGGGTACCAATTACGTGATTGGAAACTTAAAGATTTAATGGAATCTCCAGACGTTACAAACGTTGTCTCTGGATTGGAAGGAACAAAATATGCTGAAGCATTGACTGATGTAATGCCTGTATACAACGAAACAGGTTCAGTCGCAGTGTTCGAAAAAGCATTGGACAAATACACTTCCGACTATTCAAAATCTTTAGCTTCTAAAAAACCATTAGGAATTGGTCCAATTATTGGTTATTTAAGTCAAAAAGAAAATGAAATCAAGAATTTAAAAATTATTGCAAGAGCAAAAAGAGAAGCAGACTTCCCTAATTCTAAAATCATGGAGATGTTAATATGA
- a CDS encoding V-type ATP synthase subunit E, with product MSSGTSKIVESIMSEAQEKADVIIQDANAEVSAIQAKAEKTAEVEKTKILENGKKQSDMRYQQIISEAKMNARRAELGAKEEVIEAAFNQAIGELKVKASSGDDEYKDSLSKMIKEAADEIGGNDLIIQLNEADTNSLKQDLSASGSDSFQLNGINFTVGEPIDAMGGAVLKTINGDIEVNNTIEARLERFKSILRSEVAEILFK from the coding sequence ATGAGCTCAGGCACAAGTAAAATTGTTGAAAGCATAATGTCTGAAGCCCAAGAGAAAGCTGATGTAATCATTCAAGATGCAAATGCTGAAGTTTCAGCTATTCAAGCAAAAGCTGAAAAAACTGCCGAAGTCGAAAAAACAAAAATTTTAGAAAACGGTAAAAAACAATCTGATATGAGATATCAGCAAATTATCTCTGAAGCTAAGATGAATGCTCGTAGAGCAGAATTAGGCGCTAAAGAAGAAGTAATTGAAGCTGCTTTCAATCAAGCTATTGGAGAATTAAAAGTCAAAGCTTCTTCTGGCGACGATGAATACAAAGATTCATTAAGTAAAATGATTAAAGAAGCTGCTGATGAAATAGGCGGTAATGATTTAATTATTCAATTAAATGAAGCTGATACAAACAGTCTTAAACAAGATTTATCTGCAAGTGGTTCAGACTCCTTCCAATTAAACGGAATCAATTTCACAGTAGGTGAACCTATTGATGCTATGGGTGGAGCTGTTTTAAAAACCATTAATGGAGATATTGAAGTAAATAACACAATTGAAGCTAGATTAGAAAGATTTAAAAGTATCTTACGTAGTGAAGTTGCTGAAATATTATTTAAATAA
- a CDS encoding V-type ATP synthase subunit K (produces ATP from ADP in the presence of a proton gradient across the membrane; the K subunit is a nonenzymatic component which binds the dimeric form by interacting with the G and E subunits) — MVEIALGTALAAIGAGVAIGFAGLGSGLGQGMAAAGSVGAVAEDNDMFARGIIFSALPETQAIYGFLVAILLLVFSGLLGGGQGLPTEAGIVAIGVGASIGFAGLGSGMGQGMAAASSVGAIVEDNDMFARGIIFSALPETQAIYGFLIAILLMVFGGILG; from the coding sequence ATGGTAGAAATTGCTTTAGGTACTGCTTTAGCAGCTATTGGTGCTGGAGTAGCAATTGGTTTTGCCGGATTAGGTTCCGGTTTAGGTCAAGGTATGGCAGCTGCTGGATCTGTAGGCGCAGTTGCAGAAGACAATGACATGTTTGCAAGAGGTATTATTTTCTCTGCATTGCCAGAAACTCAGGCTATTTACGGTTTCTTGGTTGCAATCTTATTATTAGTGTTCTCCGGATTATTAGGTGGAGGACAAGGATTACCTACTGAAGCAGGTATTGTTGCTATCGGTGTAGGTGCATCCATTGGATTTGCAGGTTTAGGTTCCGGTATGGGACAAGGTATGGCAGCAGCATCATCCGTTGGTGCTATTGTAGAAGACAATGATATGTTTGCTCGTGGTATTATTTTCTCCGCTTTACCAGAGACTCAAGCTATTTACGGTTTCTTGATTGCTATTTTACTTATGGTATTCGGTGGAATCTTAGGTTAA
- a CDS encoding V-type ATP synthase subunit I has product MFKTARMRKIRIVTLEKYVAPTVDALHESGLIQISDISDSIQQDPELAELVTPAKATPYTGKLSSLLMKTNGISELLGNSLSEGHGLKDLAMSFISPDLPVQKEVEKMDTEAFIAKAEDTLSQVEAKTSVIEGKLSALDAETSELQSNKSLANRLSNFDMDLADLKDSKYTSTTVGRINAESASEIKNELSKLTDELDIFTVPADDKEGEIIVVVTLKEFSDDVYSTLRKFDFEKIEVGDVEGTPQQIISNADSRLLTIESERASVKSELRSVAEQWDDDILALKEQLENEKEKNEILSSFVQTKDAYVLEAWVPVKDTEKVEQLVEKSSDGHCAFETIEVEGTDDENVPVLQQNGWYAKPFEYLVDMYSPVRYNAIDPTIFVAITFPLFFGFCLTDAVYGLVVALIGVVLLKGMGKVKESMHSFGWILIWSGLWAVVLGLITNGFIGDFPERIAGFRLPTVFAPVEAFVHPDTILIIAIAIGLVYTNIGFIIGAINNLRYGNVKEAIGSQICWFVFEAGIIFLALGVMMPAIGMIGMVLGGILIVATIGMLVWANGAYGVMDIFGYMGDVLSYARLLALCLATGGIAMTVNILAQMLNNMVPVVGIVAAIIVFIGGHIANFAFQVLGAFINALRLNYVEFFSQFFMEGKGKFDAFKAKRTFTKIK; this is encoded by the coding sequence ATGTTCAAGACAGCTAGAATGCGAAAAATTAGAATTGTTACACTGGAGAAGTATGTAGCTCCTACAGTGGATGCTCTCCACGAATCAGGGCTCATTCAAATCAGTGATATTTCTGATAGCATTCAGCAAGATCCTGAATTAGCGGAATTAGTAACTCCTGCTAAAGCCACTCCATATACTGGTAAACTATCTTCTCTTCTTATGAAAACAAACGGTATATCTGAACTATTAGGAAATTCTTTATCAGAAGGCCATGGGTTAAAAGACTTAGCAATGTCTTTTATTAGTCCGGATTTACCTGTTCAAAAAGAAGTAGAAAAAATGGATACTGAAGCCTTTATTGCAAAGGCCGAAGACACCCTATCCCAGGTGGAAGCTAAAACAAGTGTTATAGAAGGAAAACTATCCGCACTCGACGCTGAAACAAGTGAACTACAGTCTAATAAAAGTTTGGCTAATCGCTTGTCTAATTTTGACATGGATTTAGCTGATTTAAAAGATTCTAAGTACACTTCTACTACTGTTGGTAGGATTAATGCTGAATCTGCTTCAGAAATCAAAAACGAATTAAGTAAACTGACAGACGAATTAGATATTTTTACTGTTCCTGCGGATGATAAGGAAGGCGAAATTATCGTCGTAGTAACATTGAAAGAATTTAGTGATGATGTTTATTCAACACTTCGTAAATTCGACTTTGAGAAAATTGAAGTGGGCGATGTTGAAGGAACCCCTCAACAAATCATTTCAAATGCTGATTCAAGACTCTTAACCATTGAATCCGAAAGAGCATCTGTAAAATCCGAATTGAGATCAGTTGCTGAACAATGGGATGACGATATATTAGCACTCAAAGAACAATTGGAAAATGAAAAAGAAAAGAACGAAATTCTCTCCTCATTTGTTCAAACCAAGGACGCATACGTTCTTGAAGCTTGGGTACCTGTTAAGGATACCGAAAAGGTCGAACAATTGGTTGAAAAAAGTTCTGACGGACATTGTGCCTTTGAAACAATAGAGGTTGAAGGTACAGATGATGAAAATGTTCCGGTTTTACAACAAAATGGATGGTATGCAAAACCTTTCGAATACCTTGTAGACATGTACTCTCCGGTACGTTATAACGCTATCGATCCAACAATATTTGTTGCAATCACATTCCCATTATTCTTCGGTTTCTGTTTAACCGATGCAGTTTATGGTTTAGTTGTAGCTCTTATTGGTGTAGTGTTATTAAAAGGTATGGGTAAAGTTAAAGAGTCAATGCATTCATTCGGTTGGATCTTAATCTGGTCCGGTCTGTGGGCCGTCGTACTGGGTCTGATAACCAATGGTTTCATTGGGGACTTCCCAGAAAGAATAGCTGGTTTCCGTTTACCAACTGTATTTGCTCCTGTAGAAGCATTTGTACACCCTGATACTATTTTGATAATAGCTATCGCTATTGGTCTTGTTTACACTAATATTGGATTCATTATTGGTGCTATTAACAACTTAAGATACGGAAATGTTAAAGAGGCTATCGGTTCTCAAATTTGTTGGTTTGTTTTCGAAGCCGGTATTATCTTCCTTGCTTTAGGAGTTATGATGCCTGCAATCGGTATGATTGGTATGGTATTAGGTGGAATATTAATAGTTGCAACTATCGGAATGTTAGTATGGGCTAACGGTGCATACGGTGTAATGGATATTTTCGGTTACATGGGAGATGTATTGTCCTACGCTCGTCTTTTAGCATTATGTTTAGCTACTGGTGGTATTGCTATGACAGTAAACATCTTAGCTCAAATGTTAAACAATATGGTTCCTGTGGTAGGTATTGTTGCTGCAATCATCGTATTTATCGGTGGACACATTGCAAACTTTGCTTTCCAAGTATTAGGTGCATTTATTAACGCTTTACGTCTTAACTATGTAGAGTTCTTCTCACAATTCTTCATGGAAGGTAAAGGTAAATTCGATGCTTTCAAAGCAAAAAGAACATTTACAAAAATTAAATAA
- a CDS encoding V-type ATP synthase subunit H, whose protein sequence is MAEISDAITMIKKAESDAEQLIIDSEAQSKDLIAESKIKAEEVISSIKLQAEDDAKDTVFDAEDKAKKEAQTIAEQSKADVKALKDKAMANVDEAASVIVKNIL, encoded by the coding sequence ATGGCAGAGATATCAGACGCAATCACAATGATTAAAAAAGCTGAATCCGATGCTGAACAACTTATTATTGATTCAGAGGCACAATCAAAAGACTTGATTGCTGAATCAAAAATTAAAGCTGAGGAAGTTATTTCCTCCATTAAGTTGCAAGCTGAAGACGACGCTAAAGATACTGTTTTTGATGCAGAAGATAAAGCTAAAAAAGAAGCGCAAACTATTGCTGAGCAGTCCAAAGCGGACGTTAAAGCCCTAAAGGACAAAGCTATGGCAAATGTTGACGAAGCCGCTTCAGTAATTGTCAAAAATATTTTGTAG
- a CDS encoding nitroreductase family protein, giving the protein MEFIDVITERYSVRGYLDKEVEKEKLEYVLKAATIAPTGVNAQPFKVYVIDTKKHKDELSEIYGAKWFVEAPYVLCVVAVKNKAWTRPWDMKNIADIDATIVMDHMILAAADVGLGTCYIGAFKKYKAHEFLNLDENEEAVLFTPLGYGNAEPRDTPRKELDEFVVYVD; this is encoded by the coding sequence ATGGAATTTATAGATGTTATAACTGAAAGATACAGCGTAAGAGGTTACTTGGATAAGGAAGTTGAAAAGGAAAAGCTTGAATACGTCCTGAAGGCTGCAACAATTGCACCAACAGGCGTCAACGCACAGCCATTCAAGGTGTATGTCATAGACACCAAAAAGCATAAGGATGAACTGTCTGAAATTTACGGTGCAAAATGGTTTGTTGAAGCTCCTTACGTATTGTGCGTCGTTGCAGTCAAGAATAAGGCATGGACAAGACCATGGGATATGAAGAACATTGCAGACATTGACGCAACCATCGTAATGGATCATATGATTCTTGCCGCTGCAGATGTGGGGCTTGGAACATGCTACATCGGTGCATTCAAGAAATATAAGGCTCACGAATTCCTTAATTTGGATGAAAATGAGGAAGCTGTACTCTTCACTCCTTTGGGTTACGGAAATGCCGAACCTAGGGACACTCCAAGAAAGGAACTTGACGAATTTGTGGTATATGTAGATTAA
- a CDS encoding citryl-CoA lyase, with translation MQENNFNVNPHSLKTAVSRVEKDKIVTRGYNQRDLIEKIRYSDMIFLLLRGRLPTLKEARIFNHVLVSFCDHGVTPPSTQTARLIASSGSPLNSAVAGALLSFGHKHAGAIEKTMELYQSKISTARLIDDPDIDNKQIASLAIEVYKDYVLKGKKVPGFGHRYHSTDPRADKLIEMAIKEGFIGPHLKLALAIQDLVFEKKNIKLNVDGANAAILSDLGFDPELGLGVFIIGRVPGIIAHIHEEKMDEEEFRRFCDLDDIEYVGGR, from the coding sequence ATGCAAGAGAATAATTTTAATGTCAATCCCCATTCCTTAAAGACTGCGGTCTCACGTGTCGAAAAGGACAAGATTGTCACTCGAGGATACAATCAAAGGGATTTAATCGAAAAGATCAGATACAGTGACATGATTTTTCTACTTTTGAGGGGCAGATTGCCAACTCTTAAGGAAGCGAGGATATTCAATCATGTTCTGGTGTCATTCTGTGACCATGGTGTAACTCCGCCAAGCACACAGACAGCACGCCTAATTGCCTCTTCAGGATCTCCATTGAATTCCGCTGTTGCTGGTGCGTTATTGTCCTTTGGACACAAGCACGCCGGAGCGATTGAAAAGACAATGGAGTTATATCAATCCAAAATCAGCACAGCACGTTTGATTGATGATCCGGACATCGACAATAAGCAGATTGCAAGCCTGGCAATTGAGGTCTATAAGGATTATGTCCTTAAGGGCAAAAAGGTGCCTGGATTCGGACATAGGTACCATAGCACAGACCCAAGGGCTGACAAGTTAATTGAAATGGCGATTAAGGAGGGTTTCATAGGACCTCATCTTAAACTGGCATTGGCCATTCAGGATTTGGTGTTTGAAAAGAAAAACATTAAGCTAAATGTCGACGGCGCAAATGCAGCGATATTGTCAGATTTGGGCTTTGACCCAGAATTGGGATTGGGAGTGTTTATAATCGGAAGAGTTCCAGGAATAATTGCCCATATTCATGAGGAAAAAATGGATGAAGAGGAATTCAGACGATTCTGCGACCTTGATGATATAGAATACGTTGGAGGAAGATGA
- a CDS encoding fumarate hydratase, producing MDILDDVSNAIINASTTLTDDKRNALRRAISNEDNENAKWALEMILENYQVGEKNRFPLCDDTGIPHVIIELGSERQITGELINQIHEGIYLGLNNLPARPMAVKGAEVERIEQSKGLYEKPGMLRPASILIDNANDESTYRRDISPDTLNIHFLLEGGGPEIRSKTYRVYHKRSFDNVIGTACEWLRESLKMLGCTPSIPSIGIGRTHYEATSLLLKSIAYGNLDKQSEVEKEITCKLNESGIGPMGFGGRTTVLGCYLNIGNQRASGVRIVSIRPSCFVEPRVASLKL from the coding sequence ATGGATATTTTAGACGATGTTTCAAACGCCATCATAAATGCATCAACAACTCTCACCGATGACAAGCGCAACGCTTTAAGGAGAGCTATTTCTAATGAGGACAATGAAAATGCAAAATGGGCATTGGAGATGATTTTAGAGAATTATCAGGTTGGCGAGAAAAACAGATTTCCGTTATGCGACGATACAGGAATACCTCATGTCATAATTGAATTGGGGTCTGAAAGGCAGATAACAGGAGAGTTAATCAACCAGATTCATGAAGGCATTTACCTGGGATTGAACAATCTTCCTGCAAGGCCTATGGCCGTTAAAGGTGCTGAAGTTGAAAGGATAGAGCAAAGCAAGGGACTATACGAAAAACCGGGCATGCTTCGACCGGCATCAATCCTGATAGACAATGCCAATGATGAATCAACATACAGGAGGGACATCTCACCGGACACATTAAACATACACTTCTTGCTTGAAGGGGGAGGTCCTGAAATACGCTCCAAGACATACAGGGTGTATCATAAGCGCTCCTTTGATAATGTCATAGGCACTGCCTGCGAATGGCTGAGAGAATCCCTGAAAATGTTGGGATGCACACCATCAATACCATCAATCGGAATTGGAAGAACACATTACGAGGCAACTTCACTCCTGTTGAAGTCAATAGCCTATGGAAATCTGGACAAGCAATCCGAAGTTGAAAAGGAAATAACCTGCAAGTTAAATGAATCAGGCATAGGACCAATGGGCTTTGGAGGCAGAACCACTGTTTTGGGATGTTATTTAAACATTGGAAATCAACGCGCAAGCGGGGTCAGGATAGTCTCAATCAGGCCATCATGCTTTGTTGAGCCACGCGTTGCAAGTTTGAAATTATGA
- a CDS encoding peptidase codes for MEKTNEFLKKLGIEDVSKEYVSSKRFSDGGQYRFEVPGIQSPKTMRALLDAARENDIFIHRVTQTKGIMMLTDEEISEMVDLAKDYSCELFLAVGPRATYDTSATVHTKEGSRIGYRLRGYDNLAYAIEDVKRACRLGVRGILLYDEGLLWVLNKMRIEGEIPEKVHFKLSAHAGHSNPASAKLLEENGLNSLNPVRDLQVPMIASIRNATDMSLDLHTENPKSTGGFIRHYEVPQFIKVASPVYLKTGGSVAANHNWDTTESEAVARIKQVKLVKRMIDEYCPEAIASPERSSDLAVPE; via the coding sequence ATGGAAAAAACAAACGAATTCCTCAAGAAATTAGGTATTGAAGATGTCTCAAAGGAATACGTCTCATCCAAACGATTCAGCGACGGTGGACAATACCGTTTTGAAGTTCCCGGAATCCAATCCCCAAAAACAATGAGGGCACTATTGGATGCGGCAAGGGAAAATGACATTTTCATTCATCGGGTAACACAGACAAAGGGAATAATGATGTTGACCGATGAGGAGATAAGTGAAATGGTTGATCTGGCCAAGGATTATTCATGTGAACTTTTTTTAGCCGTGGGTCCGAGGGCAACCTATGACACTTCAGCAACTGTCCACACAAAGGAAGGAAGCAGAATCGGATACCGCTTAAGAGGCTATGACAATCTTGCTTATGCAATAGAGGACGTTAAAAGGGCATGCAGATTGGGCGTTCGAGGAATACTGCTTTATGATGAGGGATTATTGTGGGTTTTAAACAAGATGAGAATCGAAGGGGAAATCCCTGAAAAAGTTCACTTCAAACTGTCCGCTCATGCCGGACATTCAAACCCCGCATCCGCAAAACTTCTTGAGGAAAACGGTTTGAATTCATTGAATCCCGTTCGTGACCTGCAGGTGCCAATGATCGCATCCATCAGAAATGCAACCGACATGTCCCTGGATCTGCACACCGAAAATCCGAAATCAACAGGAGGATTCATAAGGCATTATGAGGTTCCGCAATTCATTAAGGTTGCCAGTCCGGTTTACTTAAAGACTGGAGGGTCTGTTGCGGCCAATCATAATTGGGATACAACAGAATCAGAGGCAGTGGCACGTATTAAGCAAGTAAAACTGGTTAAAAGGATGATTGATGAATACTGCCCAGAAGCTATTGCTTCACCTGAAAGATCCAGTGATTTGGCTGTTCCAGAGTGA